The following coding sequences lie in one Serratia symbiotica genomic window:
- the rnr gene encoding Ribonuclease R (Shortened 3'-end; Intact HTH_12, OB_RNB, RNB, S1 domains; Missing low-complexity basic C-terminal domain; In Escherichia coli, a mutant lacking the 83 residues from the C terminus was shown to display higher affinity and ~~2-fold higher activity than full lenth wild-type Ribonuclease R on poly(A), A(17) and A(4) substrates. This results indicated that there might be a negative effect of the C-terminal basic region on both binding and activity), translating into MSQDLFIEREIKKYKSPIPSREYIISYLEKQKKPISFKILTIDLKLTKKEQIKALKYRLCAMERDNQIIFIHHKYYILSTDINLLRGTVISHRNGYGFLRTEDNQGDLYLSNEQMKVVILGDIVLAQELNFNQKKRREARIIRILIPKNTHIIGRFFINSNQGFVVPNDNRLNFNILIPPTDFNGAKIGYIVVVKLIKRPSFYKKAIGKIIEIIGNKININIITNIALRTYEIPHHWPPQVEEQINNLKKNIPEINKKGRVDLRKLPLVTIDNEDTYDFDDAVYGEKKYGGGWKLWVAIADVSYYVRIHTALDNEARNRATSVYFPSQVIPMLPELLSHELCSLNPKVDRFCMVCEMTLSSQGKLLKAKFYEAIMTSHARLTYNKVWRILQGDKSLRKYYYPLVNHLEELYTMYKVLDHERTKRGGIIFDTHETKFIFDSKHHIKRIEPVIRNDAHKLIEECMIMANISAAKFVEKNNEPALFRVHDRPNDNNILTLRNVLHELGLVLGGGNKPQPKDFSIIIDKISKRPDCEMLKNMLLRSMKQAIYDPENRGHFGLALSSYSHFTSPIRRYSDLVLHRAIKYQLFKKQIKFKGCFLPTGGYHSKYEEMLKLGVYCSIAERRADKATRNVSDWLKCDFMKNHIGSVFSGIIANVTNFGFFVRLKDLFIDGLVHISSLDNDHYYYNNINQCLIGKYSGIIHRIGDIVKIRVEAVHINQRKINLLLISNNKIKYNIQKNKKNYTKKYN; encoded by the coding sequence ATGTCACAAGATTTATTTATAGAAAGAGAAATAAAAAAATATAAATCTCCAATTCCTAGTAGAGAATATATAATATCTTATTTAGAAAAACAAAAAAAACCAATAAGTTTTAAAATACTTACTATAGATTTAAAATTAACTAAAAAAGAACAAATAAAAGCATTAAAATATCGATTATGTGCTATGGAACGTGATAATCAAATAATATTTATTCATCATAAATATTATATATTATCAACAGATATAAATTTATTACGTGGGACTGTTATTAGTCATCGAAATGGTTATGGATTTTTACGTACTGAAGATAATCAAGGTGATTTATATCTTTCTAATGAACAAATGAAAGTAGTTATTCTTGGTGATATAGTATTAGCGCAAGAATTAAATTTTAATCAAAAAAAACGTCGAGAAGCACGTATTATACGTATTTTAATACCAAAAAATACTCATATTATTGGTCGATTTTTTATAAATTCTAATCAAGGATTTGTAGTTCCAAATGATAATCGTTTAAATTTTAATATTTTAATTCCCCCTACTGATTTTAATGGTGCTAAAATAGGATATATAGTAGTAGTTAAATTAATTAAACGACCAAGTTTTTATAAAAAAGCAATTGGTAAAATTATTGAAATTATTGGTAATAAAATTAATATTAATATTATAACTAATATTGCATTACGTACTTATGAAATTCCTCATCATTGGCCCCCTCAAGTAGAAGAACAAATAAATAATTTAAAAAAAAATATTCCAGAAATAAATAAAAAAGGTCGAGTAGATTTACGTAAATTACCATTAGTTACAATTGATAATGAAGATACATATGATTTTGATGATGCAGTTTATGGTGAAAAAAAATATGGGGGTGGTTGGAAATTATGGGTAGCTATTGCTGATGTTAGTTATTATGTACGTATACATACTGCATTAGATAATGAAGCACGTAATCGTGCTACATCAGTATATTTTCCATCACAAGTAATTCCAATGTTACCAGAATTATTATCTCATGAACTTTGTTCACTTAATCCTAAAGTAGATCGTTTTTGTATGGTTTGTGAAATGACTTTATCTTCACAAGGAAAGTTATTAAAAGCTAAATTTTATGAAGCAATTATGACTTCTCATGCACGTTTAACTTATAATAAAGTCTGGCGTATTTTACAAGGAGATAAATCATTACGAAAATATTATTATCCACTTGTTAATCATTTAGAAGAATTATATACTATGTATAAAGTATTAGATCATGAACGTACTAAACGTGGTGGTATTATATTTGATACTCATGAAACTAAATTTATTTTTGATTCTAAACATCATATTAAACGTATTGAACCAGTAATACGTAATGATGCTCATAAATTAATTGAAGAATGTATGATTATGGCTAATATTTCTGCAGCAAAGTTTGTTGAAAAAAATAATGAACCAGCATTATTTCGTGTACATGATAGACCAAATGATAATAATATATTAACATTACGAAATGTATTACATGAATTAGGATTAGTTTTAGGAGGTGGGAATAAACCACAACCAAAAGATTTTTCTATTATAATAGATAAAATATCTAAACGTCCTGATTGTGAAATGTTAAAAAATATGTTATTGCGATCAATGAAGCAAGCAATTTATGATCCAGAAAATCGAGGACATTTTGGTTTAGCATTATCTTCTTATAGTCATTTTACTTCTCCAATTCGTCGTTATTCAGATTTAGTTTTACATCGTGCTATTAAATATCAATTATTTAAAAAACAAATAAAATTTAAAGGATGTTTTTTACCAACTGGTGGTTATCATAGTAAATATGAAGAAATGTTAAAATTAGGTGTATATTGTTCAATAGCTGAACGTCGTGCAGATAAAGCTACACGTAATGTTTCAGATTGGTTAAAATGTGATTTTATGAAAAATCATATTGGGTCAGTATTTAGTGGAATTATTGCAAATGTAACTAATTTTGGATTTTTTGTAAGATTAAAAGATTTATTTATTGATGGATTAGTGCATATATCTTCACTAGATAATGATCATTATTATTATAATAATATTAATCAATGTTTAATTGGAAAATATTCTGGTATAATTCATCGTATAGGTGATATAGTAAAAATTCGTGTAGAAGCAGTACATATAAATCAACGTAAAATAAATTTATTACTTATTTCTAATAATAAAATAAAATATAATATACAAAAAAATAAAAAGAATTATACTAAAAAATATAATTAA
- the rlmB gene encoding 23S rRNA (guanosine-2'-O-)-methyltransferase RlmB, with protein MNEIIYGIHTILNAFKKNPKSFLKVFVLEKRNNIHIQKLLFELKFMNISIQIKNRFWLDKIAKGAVHQGIIAIIKKSQKITENNLLILLKNIKMPFFLILDRITDPHNLGACLRSANAAGVHAVIIPNNNSAKMNSTVKKVACGAAENIPLIYVTNLVRTIRFLKENNIWIIGSVINNKNIIYKSKLNIPLALVMGSENKGIRYLTLKNCDELISIPINKDISSLNVSVATGICLFEIIRQRYYKNN; from the coding sequence ATGAATGAAATTATTTATGGTATACATACTATTTTAAATGCATTTAAAAAAAATCCTAAATCTTTTTTAAAAGTATTTGTTCTTGAAAAACGGAATAATATTCATATACAAAAATTACTTTTTGAATTAAAATTTATGAATATTTCTATTCAAATAAAAAATCGTTTTTGGTTAGATAAAATAGCAAAAGGTGCAGTTCATCAAGGAATTATTGCTATAATTAAAAAAAGTCAAAAAATTACAGAAAATAATTTATTAATTTTATTAAAAAATATTAAAATGCCGTTTTTTTTAATTTTAGATCGTATTACTGATCCACATAATCTTGGCGCATGTTTACGAAGTGCTAATGCTGCTGGTGTTCATGCAGTAATAATTCCAAATAATAATTCTGCTAAAATGAATTCTACTGTAAAAAAAGTAGCATGTGGTGCAGCAGAAAATATACCTTTAATTTATGTTACTAATTTAGTTAGAACTATACGTTTTTTAAAAGAAAACAATATTTGGATTATAGGTAGTGTTATTAACAATAAAAATATAATTTATAAAAGTAAACTAAATATTCCATTAGCTTTAGTTATGGGTTCAGAAAATAAAGGTATACGTTATTTAACATTAAAAAATTGTGATGAATTAATTAGTATTCCAATAAATAAAGATATTTCTTCTTTAAATGTTTCAGTAGCTACTGGTATTTGTCTTTTTGAAATAATTCGTCAGCGTTATTATAAAAATAATTAA
- the dksA gene encoding RNA polymerase-binding transcription factor DksA, with protein sequence MLEGKNRKISSLNILSIAGVEPYQETLDEKYMSNTQLPHFKRILIAWRNQIKKKIKYTTLYMQNGTSNFPDPIDRAAQEEEFSFELRNRDRNRKLIKKIENTLKKIENKNFGYCEFCGTEIGIRRLEAQPTANLCIDCKILSEIRKKQIIS encoded by the coding sequence ATGTTAGAAGGAAAAAATCGTAAAATATCTTCTTTAAATATTCTTTCTATTGCTGGTGTAGAACCATATCAAGAAACATTAGATGAAAAATATATGAGTAATACTCAATTACCACATTTTAAACGTATTCTTATAGCATGGCGTAATCAAATTAAAAAAAAAATAAAATATACTACATTATATATGCAAAACGGAACTTCTAATTTTCCTGATCCTATAGATCGAGCAGCTCAAGAAGAAGAATTTAGTTTTGAATTACGTAATCGTGATCGTAATCGGAAATTAATTAAAAAAATAGAAAATACATTAAAAAAAATAGAAAATAAAAATTTTGGTTATTGTGAATTTTGCGGTACAGAAATTGGAATTCGTCGTCTTGAAGCGCAACCAACAGCTAATTTATGTATTGATTGTAAAATTTTATCAGAAATACGTAAAAAACAAATTATTAGTTAA
- the rnb gene encoding Exoribonuclease 2, which produces MFQNNLILTKFKKYFHSKITRVEGIVKSTQKDFGFLEINGKKSYFILPSDMKKVMHGDRIIAMLHIKKKCKIAEPEILIKPFLSRFIGRIQKHNQYYSVLPDHPLLKYSIRCCSKHTLVHKFKSGDWVIAKMCSHPLKNKCGFRANLIHFITHNEDRFAPWLVTLAKYNYEKKAPEMININIKKTILFPCQDLTMLDFITIDSANTEDMDDALFVMESHDGSIQLTIAIADPTAYIPKDSTLDKVAMTRAFTNYLPGFNIPMLPRILSDNLCSLRPNEYRQVLACRVNIDINGTINNINFFSANIKSKAKLIYDEVSDFLEGIKGWTPPNKAIFNQINLLKRVYDIRNNWRHKYALVLQNRPDYKFILNEHGDVLKIVKEKRRIAHYIIEECMITANICSAKILHKHLGFGIYNVHTGFDPHLINQAVTMLNSNGFSVTSEQLLNLKSYCKLRRELDLYPIKFLNSRIHRFQTFSEISTTLGPHFGLGLKEYATWTSPIRKYSDMINHRLLKAIITKQSIEKPKEKILLKIIERRRLNRITERHIINWLYARYLYNQVNTNKNFSAEIIDIIHNGIRVRLIENGAIAFIPIKFIHSVRKEIFCNQKTGTVKINNTIIYRQSDNIQVNIIKIHMNSHRIIVCPSFLP; this is translated from the coding sequence ATGTTTCAAAATAATTTAATTTTAACTAAATTTAAAAAATATTTTCATTCTAAAATTACACGTGTTGAAGGTATAGTAAAAAGTACTCAAAAAGATTTTGGATTTCTTGAAATTAATGGTAAAAAAAGTTATTTTATTTTACCATCAGATATGAAAAAGGTAATGCATGGTGATCGTATTATTGCTATGTTACATATTAAAAAAAAATGTAAAATTGCTGAGCCAGAAATTTTAATAAAACCATTTTTATCACGTTTTATTGGACGTATACAAAAACATAATCAATATTATTCAGTTTTACCTGATCATCCATTATTAAAATATTCAATTAGATGTTGCTCAAAACATACTTTAGTACATAAATTTAAATCAGGAGATTGGGTTATCGCTAAAATGTGTTCTCATCCATTAAAAAATAAATGTGGTTTTAGAGCTAATTTAATTCATTTTATTACTCATAATGAAGATCGTTTTGCACCTTGGTTAGTTACTTTAGCAAAATACAATTATGAAAAAAAAGCACCAGAAATGATTAATATTAATATAAAAAAAACTATTTTATTTCCTTGTCAAGATTTAACAATGTTAGATTTTATTACTATAGATAGTGCTAATACTGAAGATATGGATGATGCATTATTTGTAATGGAATCTCATGATGGTTCAATACAATTAACTATAGCTATTGCAGATCCTACTGCTTATATACCTAAAGATAGTACTTTAGATAAAGTTGCTATGACACGTGCTTTTACAAATTATCTACCTGGTTTTAATATTCCAATGTTACCACGTATTTTATCTGATAATTTATGTTCATTACGTCCAAATGAATATCGTCAAGTATTAGCATGTCGTGTTAACATAGATATTAATGGTACTATTAATAATATTAATTTTTTTAGTGCAAATATTAAATCAAAAGCAAAATTAATTTATGATGAAGTTTCTGATTTTTTAGAAGGAATTAAGGGTTGGACACCACCTAATAAAGCAATTTTTAATCAAATTAATTTATTAAAACGTGTATATGATATACGTAATAATTGGCGTCATAAATATGCATTAGTTTTACAGAATCGTCCAGATTATAAATTTATATTAAATGAACATGGTGATGTCTTAAAAATTGTTAAAGAAAAACGTCGTATTGCTCATTATATTATAGAAGAATGTATGATTACTGCTAATATTTGTTCTGCAAAAATATTACATAAACATTTAGGTTTTGGAATATATAATGTACATACTGGTTTTGATCCTCATTTAATTAATCAAGCAGTAACTATGTTAAATAGTAATGGGTTTTCAGTAACTTCTGAACAATTATTAAATTTAAAAAGTTATTGTAAATTAAGACGTGAACTAGATTTATATCCTATTAAATTTCTTAATAGTCGTATTCATCGTTTTCAGACTTTTTCTGAAATTAGTACTACTTTAGGTCCACATTTTGGTTTAGGATTAAAAGAATATGCTACTTGGACTTCACCTATTCGTAAATATAGTGATATGATTAATCATCGTTTATTAAAAGCTATTATTACTAAACAATCTATAGAAAAACCAAAAGAAAAAATTCTATTAAAAATAATAGAACGTCGTCGTTTAAATCGTATAACAGAACGTCATATAATTAATTGGTTATATGCTCGTTATTTATATAATCAAGTTAATACTAATAAAAATTTTTCTGCAGAAATTATTGATATAATACATAATGGTATTCGTGTTCGTCTTATAGAAAATGGTGCAATAGCTTTTATTCCAATAAAATTTATTCATTCAGTACGAAAAGAAATATTTTGTAATCAAAAAACTGGAACTGTAAAAATTAATAACACAATAATTTACCGTCAAAGTGATAATATACAAGTAAATATTATAAAAATACACATGAACAGTCATCGTATTATTGTATGTCCATCATTTTTACCATAA
- the nth gene encoding Endonuclease III codes for MNQYKRLKILNRLHSINPNPHNELVYKTIFELLISVILSAKSSDISVNNITKKLYLVANTPTSFLELGIDNLKKYIKTLGLFNNKANNIIKTCHTLLKLYNGEVPENYIALTKLSGVGSKTANVILNTGFKWPTIAVDTHVYRVCNRTRFVTGKNVKCIEQKLFKVVPIKFKYNFHNWFVLLGRYICTAKKIKCNICIIKDLCEFKKKCLII; via the coding sequence ATGAATCAATATAAACGTTTAAAAATTCTTAATAGATTACATTCTATTAATCCTAATCCACATAATGAATTAGTATATAAAACAATTTTTGAATTATTAATTTCAGTAATACTTTCTGCAAAATCTAGTGATATTTCTGTTAATAATATTACAAAAAAATTGTATTTAGTTGCTAATACTCCTACAAGTTTTTTAGAACTTGGTATTGATAATCTTAAAAAATATATTAAAACTCTTGGTTTGTTTAATAATAAAGCTAATAATATTATAAAAACTTGTCATACACTTTTAAAATTATATAATGGAGAAGTTCCTGAAAATTATATAGCATTAACAAAACTTTCAGGTGTAGGAAGTAAAACTGCTAATGTTATTTTAAATACTGGTTTTAAATGGCCCACTATTGCAGTAGATACTCATGTTTATCGAGTATGTAATCGTACACGTTTTGTAACAGGTAAAAATGTAAAATGTATAGAACAAAAATTATTTAAAGTAGTTCCTATTAAATTTAAATATAATTTTCATAATTGGTTTGTTTTATTGGGACGTTATATTTGTACAGCAAAAAAAATAAAATGTAATATTTGTATAATTAAAGATTTATGTGAATTTAAAAAAAAATGTTTAATTATTTAA
- the rsxE gene encoding Electron transport complex subunit RsxE has protein sequence MNKIKNILIQGIWKNNSALNQILGMCPLLAVTSTVINAIGLGLATTLVLILTNTFISIIRKWIIHEIRIPIYVMIIAAIVSIVQMLIHAYTFNLYKSLGIFIPLIVTNCIVVGRAEAVASKNSITLAILDGIAIGFGATIIMVLLGIIRELLSTGTILNNADILLGNWAKLLCIHLIHFNNPFLLAILPPGAFITLGLLISLKDLIDKKK, from the coding sequence ATGAATAAAATAAAAAATATATTAATTCAAGGAATTTGGAAAAATAATTCAGCATTAAATCAAATATTAGGAATGTGTCCATTATTAGCAGTAACCTCTACTGTAATTAATGCTATTGGATTAGGTTTAGCTACTACTTTAGTATTAATATTAACGAATACTTTTATTTCTATTATACGAAAATGGATTATACATGAAATTCGCATTCCAATTTATGTTATGATTATTGCAGCTATAGTTAGTATTGTTCAAATGCTAATTCATGCTTATACTTTCAATCTTTATAAATCTTTAGGAATTTTTATTCCATTGATTGTTACTAATTGCATTGTAGTAGGTCGTGCTGAAGCTGTAGCTTCTAAAAATTCTATTACATTAGCAATATTAGATGGTATTGCTATTGGTTTTGGTGCTACCATAATAATGGTATTATTAGGTATAATACGTGAATTATTAAGTACTGGTACAATATTAAATAATGCAGATATTTTATTAGGTAATTGGGCTAAATTATTATGTATTCATTTAATACATTTTAATAATCCATTTTTATTAGCTATATTACCTCCAGGTGCTTTTATTACTCTAGGTTTATTAATTTCTTTAAAAGATTTAATTGATAAAAAAAAATGA
- the rsxG gene encoding Electron transport complex subunit RsxG, with protein MLELMKKHSTTLAIFAAITTGLTTLVNNITQKTIKNQLEQEQKELLNQIISPDNYDNNIQNECFLLNDSKLDNNIHHLYLARKKGKLSAVILETTAPDGYSGTIKLLVGADLNGIILGSRVIEHHETPGLGDKIELRISNWITLFNGKKVNNLEDKQWAVKKDGGIFDQFTGATITPRAVINSIKYTALYIKTISSKLENLSVCRVIQ; from the coding sequence ATGTTAGAATTAATGAAAAAACATAGTACTACATTAGCAATTTTTGCTGCAATTACTACAGGTTTAACCACTTTAGTAAATAACATAACACAAAAAACTATTAAAAATCAATTAGAACAAGAACAAAAAGAATTATTGAATCAAATTATATCACCTGATAATTATGATAATAATATACAAAATGAATGTTTTTTATTAAATGATTCAAAATTAGATAATAATATTCATCATTTATATTTAGCACGAAAAAAAGGTAAATTAAGTGCTGTAATACTAGAAACAACTGCACCTGATGGTTATTCTGGTACAATTAAATTATTAGTAGGTGCTGATTTGAATGGTATAATACTTGGAAGTAGAGTTATTGAACATCATGAAACACCAGGTTTAGGAGACAAAATTGAATTACGTATATCAAATTGGATTACATTATTTAATGGTAAGAAAGTTAATAATTTAGAAGATAAACAATGGGCAGTTAAAAAAGATGGAGGTATTTTTGATCAATTTACTGGTGCAACAATCACTCCCCGTGCTGTAATTAATTCTATAAAATATACAGCATTATATATAAAAACAATTTCTTCAAAATTAGAAAATTTATCTGTATGTAGAGTAATTCAATGA
- the rsxD gene encoding Electron transport complex subunit RsxD, translating into MNDQSTLSIVDKDLYIASLPFSNASKNTSRIMLLVIFFCIPGIMVQIKYFGYGTLIQIILAIISAVLSESIILKLRKLPIIFHLSDNSAILTAILLAISIPPLAPWWVIIIGTIFSIIIAKQIYGGLGQNLFNPAMVGYVVLLISFPVQMTHWSLPNELSSIKFSFQDTLLSIFIENFNKNIGTDIINSISDIITQATPLDTFKTDLHSGYNIHKILKEPILTGTLAGVGWEWINVSFLIGGFLMIIYRLIYWQIPVSILITIIFCSSIAWGLDPNHQASPLIHLFSGATMLGAFFIATDPISAATTPYGRIIYGILIGMLIWLIRVYGGYSDGVAFAVLLANIAVPLIDHYTQPNVYGY; encoded by the coding sequence ATGAATGATCAATCAACACTATCTATAGTAGATAAAGATTTATATATTGCTAGTTTACCTTTTAGTAATGCTTCAAAAAATACTAGTCGTATTATGTTATTGGTTATTTTTTTTTGTATTCCTGGAATTATGGTACAAATAAAATATTTTGGTTATGGTACACTTATTCAAATTATATTAGCAATAATATCCGCTGTATTATCAGAATCTATTATTTTAAAATTACGTAAATTACCTATAATTTTTCATTTGTCAGATAATTCAGCAATACTCACTGCTATTTTATTAGCTATTAGTATACCACCACTAGCTCCTTGGTGGGTAATTATTATTGGGACTATTTTTTCTATTATTATTGCTAAACAAATATATGGAGGATTAGGACAAAATTTATTTAATCCAGCAATGGTAGGTTATGTAGTATTATTAATTTCTTTTCCAGTACAAATGACTCATTGGTCATTACCAAATGAATTATCTTCTATAAAATTTTCATTTCAAGATACTTTATTAAGTATTTTTATTGAAAATTTTAATAAAAATATTGGAACTGATATTATAAATTCAATATCTGATATTATTACACAAGCTACACCACTTGATACATTTAAAACTGATTTACATAGTGGTTATAATATTCATAAAATTTTAAAAGAACCAATATTAACTGGTACATTAGCAGGAGTTGGGTGGGAATGGATAAATGTTAGTTTTTTGATTGGAGGTTTTCTGATGATTATATATCGTTTAATTTATTGGCAAATTCCAGTTAGTATTTTAATAACAATTATTTTTTGTAGTAGTATAGCTTGGGGTTTAGATCCAAATCATCAGGCATCACCTTTAATTCATCTTTTTTCTGGTGCTACTATGCTTGGAGCATTTTTTATTGCTACTGACCCAATTAGTGCTGCAACTACACCATATGGACGTATAATTTATGGTATATTAATTGGTATGTTAATTTGGTTAATTCGTGTTTATGGTGGTTATTCAGATGGTGTAGCTTTTGCGGTACTATTAGCTAATATTGCAGTACCATTAATAGATCATTATACACAACCCAATGTATATGGTTATTAA
- the rsxC gene encoding Electron transport complex subunit RsxC,partial (Shortened 3'-end; Intact RnfC_N, Complex1_51K,SLBB, Fer4_8 domains) — translation MFNFFNTFTKNKIWNFKGGIHPPEMKIQSYNIPLRRIPLPKIFIVPLQQHLGLKGDPCISVGDKVLKGQALSLGKKFIVPIHSPTSGIIHSIQPHLIASSSKTKELCIIIKSDGKDNWCNLHPILDYYKLSEIKLLNYIQQSGIVGLGGAGFPTAKKIKNGLNIVNTLIINAAECEPYLTSSDRLIQEHSDEIIIGIQILQYLLKPKITLIGIEDNKSQAILALKKSLYGKKNIFLRIIPTKYPSGSSKQLIKILTGKEVPHGKHSSIIGILMQNIATIFAIKRAVINGEPLIERVITFAGKALSKPGNLWVRIGTSIKYLLNFVGFKPQKKPMIIIGGSLMGYTISNLNVPIIKINNCIIAPLLQELIPSFQKLTPLISERACIRCGLCTKVCPIRLLPHQLYWYSRSKNHEKLRKYHLFDCIECGACSFVCPSNIPLVQYYRQEKIEIKIIDQNKKRTLESKERYKFKLLRLEHNKKKRKNHYEN, via the coding sequence ATGTTTAATTTTTTTAATACTTTTACAAAAAATAAAATTTGGAATTTTAAAGGTGGAATTCATCCACCAGAAATGAAAATTCAATCTTATAATATACCTTTACGAAGAATACCACTTCCAAAAATTTTTATTGTTCCATTACAACAACATTTAGGATTAAAAGGAGATCCTTGTATATCTGTAGGTGATAAAGTATTAAAAGGTCAAGCTTTATCTTTAGGAAAAAAATTTATAGTTCCTATACATTCACCTACTTCTGGTATTATTCATTCTATTCAACCGCATTTAATTGCTAGCTCTTCTAAAACAAAAGAATTATGTATAATTATTAAATCTGATGGAAAAGATAATTGGTGTAATCTTCATCCTATATTAGATTATTATAAATTATCAGAAATTAAATTATTAAATTATATCCAACAATCTGGAATTGTTGGTCTTGGTGGTGCTGGATTTCCTACTGCTAAAAAAATAAAAAATGGTTTAAATATTGTAAATACTCTTATTATTAATGCAGCTGAGTGTGAACCTTATCTTACTTCTTCAGATCGTTTAATTCAAGAACATTCTGATGAAATCATTATAGGTATACAAATTTTACAATACTTATTAAAACCAAAAATTACTTTGATTGGTATTGAAGATAATAAATCTCAAGCTATTTTAGCACTTAAAAAATCATTATATGGAAAAAAAAATATTTTTCTTAGAATTATTCCAACAAAATATCCATCTGGTAGTTCTAAACAATTAATAAAAATATTGACTGGAAAAGAAGTACCACATGGAAAACATTCTTCTATAATTGGAATTTTAATGCAGAATATTGCTACTATTTTCGCTATTAAACGTGCAGTAATTAATGGTGAACCATTAATTGAACGTGTAATTACTTTTGCAGGAAAAGCCTTGAGTAAACCTGGTAATTTATGGGTTCGTATTGGTACATCAATAAAATATTTATTAAATTTTGTTGGTTTTAAACCACAAAAAAAACCTATGATTATTATAGGTGGTTCATTAATGGGATATACTATTTCTAATCTTAATGTACCAATAATTAAAATTAATAATTGTATTATAGCTCCATTACTACAAGAATTAATTCCATCATTTCAAAAACTTACCCCATTAATTTCTGAACGTGCTTGCATTCGTTGTGGATTATGTACTAAAGTTTGTCCTATAAGACTTTTACCACATCAACTTTATTGGTATAGTCGTTCAAAAAATCATGAAAAATTACGTAAATATCATCTTTTTGATTGTATTGAATGTGGTGCTTGTTCTTTTGTATGTCCTAGCAATATACCATTAGTACAATATTATCGTCAAGAAAAAATTGAAATTAAAATCATAGATCAAAATAAAAAACGTACTTTAGAATCTAAAGAACGTTATAAATTTAAATTATTACGTTTAGAACATAATAAAAAAAAACGTAAAAATCATTATGAAAATTAA